ATGAGAAAATCCTATCGGGACTTCAAAATCTTCAGAGGGACTTCACCCGACATCAGGAAGATGTTCAAAGATGGCGGATGCAGGAGGAATGCAATGGAGATCTTGCGTCTGAAGAAATAAATGAGATGTATCGTTTGGAGAAAGAATATGAGAAGATTCTTCGCgaactggaggaagaaagagagccCAGTAAAGAGCAAAAGGCTCTGAGGTCTGAAGAAAGAAAGGAGATCAATCGTTTGAAGGAACAAAATCGAATTCAGATGGAAGCAAATGGGAAGATTCTTCGTGAACTTGTGGAAGAAGGACAGCACAGTAAAGAGAAAAAAGATCAgacaatagaagaaagaaagatgaatCGATTAAAGAGGGTAAATAGAATTCTTCTGGAAGAAAGACAGAATATTATTCATGAACTGGAGGTAGAAAGGGAGCTTAAGAGAGATAAAGTAAGTGAAATAAGTCAGCTGAAAGATGAATTGTTTATGAAGGAATGTGAGCTAATAAAAACAAGATCAGAACTTAATTATTGGATGTTGGAATCTCTAGAAAAAGAAGGACTTATCGCGGACGCAAACGCCAGAGAGAGCAAGCTCAGAGGAATGGTCGAAACAGTTCGAGGAAGCCATGAATGTCTGACAAATAAACTCGACAAGCAACATTCACTTGACGAgttagaaaataaaagtaatttcaatgATCTTAACACAAAGATAGAAAACACAGATTGAGACCTACTAAGTCAGAGAAGATCCAACCTGCAAAACTTCGAAAAAGAACCCCATTACCCTAAATTGGAGTCCATCCTATTAGGTGAAGCGGAGGACTATCGGAAATCAACTGACCAAAACTTGGAGGATACGTTTGAAGTGGAAAGTGTAGTGTATGTTCCCGAAGAGACGAAAGAACACTACGACACAAACGCGTTTGAAACAGAAAGGTTGCAATTCTTTGGCACAGAGAAACTTAAGCATCTTGACTTTAGGAGTAACATAGTTCAGGACCTATTGAATGACatcaaaaataatttgaaaaaaatcctGATAGAGCAAAATAATATGGCACTGAGAGCCCATTTAGGAGGTCATCAGGACCGCCTTAAAAGGGCCAGGGGACCTGCCGTCCAGAGAACAGTACTCGAATTGCAGGAGTGCTGGTGTCAGAATGAACGGCCCAATGGTAATCAAGACCAGCCTATTGGGCTCAATGAACCAAAGGAAATAGGCGTTTTGATAGACGTAATCCCGAAAAAGCTAGAATCAGAAAAAGATGAGGTGAGAAAAGATGACCAGCCTGAAGAAGAATGTCCCGAAGAAGTGTGTCCTGAAAAAGATTCCTGGAGCAAGGAGGTGGAAAAGTCGAAATTAGATATGACACTAGAAAagctttataataaaatatatattgaatttaaaaataagactaaaaagctagagaaaacgtttcgggatatgCTGGATGCCAGTTTTGATCCACGACACCTAACAAACTTCAACAAAGGCAACGAAGTACCAACTAATACGCGAGGACATGAGAAAATCCTATCGGGACTTCAAAATCTTCAGAGGGACTTCACCCGACATCAGGAAGATGTTCAAAGATGGCGGATGCAGGAGGAATGCAATGGAGATCTTGCGTCTGAAGAAATAAATGAGATGTATCGTTTGGAGAAAGAATATGAGAAGATTCTTCGCgaactggaggaagaaagagagccCAGTAAAGAGCAAAAGGCTCTgaagtctgaagaaagaaaggaGATCAATCGTTTGAAGGAACAAAATCGAATTCAGATGGAAGCAAATGGGAAGATTCTTCGTGAACTTGTGGAAGAAGGACAGCACAGTAAAGAGAAAAAAGATCAGACAATAGAGGAAAGAAAGATGAATCGATTAAAGAGGGTAAATAAAATTCTTCTGGAAGAAAGACAGAATATTATTCATGAACTGGAGGTAGAAAGGGAGCTTAAGAGAGATAAAGTAAGTGAAATAAGTCAGCTGAAAGATGAATTGTTTATGAAGGAATGTGAGCTAATAAAAACAAGATCAGAACTTAATTATTGGATGTTGGAATCTCTAGAAAAAGAAGGACTTATCGCGGACGCAAACGCCAGAGAGAGCAAGCTCAGAGGAATGGTCGAAACAGTTCGAGGAAGCCATGAATGTCTGACAAATAAACTCGACAAGCAACATTCACTTGACGAgttagaaaataaaagtaatttcaatgATCTTAACACAAAGATAGAAAACACAGATTGAGACCTACTAAGTCAGAGAAGATCCAACCTGCAAAACTTCGAAAAAGAACCCCATTACCCTAAATTGGAGTCCATCCTATTAGGTGAAGCGGAGGACTATCGGAAATCAACTGACCAAAACTTGGAGGATACGTTTGAAGTGGAAAGTGTAGTGTATGTTCCCGAAGAGACGAAAGAAGAACACTACGACACAAACGCGTTTGAAACAGAAAGGTTGCAATTCTTTGGCACAGAGAAACTTAAGCATCTTGACTTTAGGAGTAACATAGTTCAGGACCTATTGAATGACatcaaaaataatttgaaaaaaatcccGATAGAGCAAAATAATATGGCACTGAGAGCCCATTTAGGAGGTCATCAGGACCGCCTTAAAAGGGCCAGGGGACCTGCCGTCCAGAAAACAGTACTCGAATTGCAGGAGTGCTGGTGTCAGAATGAACGGCCCAATGGTAATCAAGACCAGCCTATTGGGCTCAATGAACCAAAGGAAATAGGCGTTGTGATAGACGTAATCCAGAAAAGGTAGAATCAGAAAAAGATGAGGTGAGAAAAGATGACCAGCCTGAAGAAGAATGTCCCGAAGAAGTGTGTCCTGAAAAAGATTCCTGGAGCAAGGAGGTGGAAAAGTCGAAATTAGATATGGCACTAGAAAagctttataataaaatatatattgaatttaaaaaCAAGACTAAAAAGCtagagaaaacgtttcgggatatgCTGGATGCCAGTTTTGATCCACGACACCTAACAAACTTCAACAAATGCAACGAAGTACCACCTGACACGCGAGGACATGAGAAAATCCTATCGGGACTTCAAAATCTTCAGAGGGACTTCACCCGATATCAGGAAGATGTTCAAAGATGGCGGATGCAGGAGGAATGCAATGGAGATCTTGCGTCTGAAGAAATAAATGAGATGTATCGTTTGGAGAAAGAATATGAGAAGATTCTTCGCgaactggaggaagaaagagagccCAGTAAAGAGCAAAAGGCTCTGAGGTCTGAAGAAAGAAAGGAGATCAATCGTTTGAAGGAACAAAATCGAATTCAGATGGAAGCAAATGGGAAGATTCTTCGTGAACTTGTGGATGAAGGACAGCACAGTAATGAGAAAAAAGATCAgacaatagaagaaagaaagatgaatCGATTAAAGAGGGTAAATAAAATTCTTCTGGAAGAAAGACAGAATATTATTCATGAACTGGAGGTAGAAAGGGAGCTTAAGAGAGATAAAGTAAGTGAAATAAGTCAGCTGAAAGATGAATTGTTTATGAAGGAATGTGAGCTAATAAAAACAAGATCAGAACTTAATTATTGGATGTTGGAATCTCTAGAAAAAGAAGGACTTATCGCTGACGCAAACGCCAGAGAGAGCAAGCTCAGAGGAATGGTTGAAACAGTTCGAGGAAGCCATGAATGTCTGACAAATAAACTCGACAAGCAACATTCACTTGACGAgttagaaaataaaagtaatttcaatgATCTTAACACAAAGATAGAAAACACAGATTGAGACCTACTAAGTCAGAGAAGATCCAACCTGCAAAACTTCGAAAAAGAACCCCATTACCCTAAATTGGAGTCCATCCTATTAGGTGAAGCGGAGGACTATCGGAAATCAACTGACCAAAACTTGGAGGATACATTTGAAGTGGAAAGTGTAGTGTATGTTCCCGAAGAGACGAAAGAAGAACACTACGACACAAACGCGTTTGAAACAGAAAGGTTGCAATTCTTTGGCACAGAGAAACTTAAGCATCTTGACTTTAGGAGTAACATAGTTCAGGACCTATTGAATGACatcaaaaataatttgaaaaaaatcccGATAGAGCAAAATAATATGGCACTGAGAGCCCATTTAGGAGGTCATCAGGACCGCCTTAAAAGGGCCAGGGGACCTGCCGTCCAGAGAACAGTACTCGAATTGCAGGAGTGCTGGTGTCAGAATGAACGGCTCAATGGTAATCAAGACCAGCCTATTGGGCTCAATGAACCAAAGGAAATAGGCGTTTTGATAGACGTAATCCCGAAAAAGCTAGAATCAGAAAAAGATGAGGTGAGAAAAGATGACCAGCCTGAAGAAGAATGTCCCGAAGAAGTGTGTCCTGAAAAAGATTCCTGGAGCAAGGAGGTGGAAAAGTCGAAATTAGATATGACACTAGAAAAgcttcataataaaatatatattgaatttaaaaataagactaaaaagctagagaaaacgtttcgggatatgCTGGATGCCAGTTTTGATCCACGACACCTAACAAACTTCAACAAAGGCAACGAAGTACCAACTGACACGCGAGGACATGAGAAAATCCTATTGGGACTTCAAAATCTTCAGAGGGACTTCACCCGACATCAGGAAGATGTTCAAAGATGGCGGATGCAGGAGGAATGCAATGGAGATCTTGCGTCTGAAGAAATAAATGAGATGTATCGTTTGGAGAAAGAATATGAGAAGATTCTTCGCGAACTGGAGGAATAAAGAGAGCCCAGTAAAGAGCAAAAGGCTCTGAGGTCTGAAGAAAGAAAGGAGATCAAACGTTTGAAGGAACAAAATCGAATTCAGATGGAAGCAAATGGGAAGATTCTTCGTGAACTTGAGGAAGAAGGACAGCACAGTAAAGAGAAAAAAGATCAGACAATAGAGGAAAGAAAGATGAATCGATTAAAGAGGGTAAATAAAATTCTTCTGGAAGAAAGACAGAATATTATTCATGAACTGGAGGTAGAAAGGGAGCTTAAAAGAGATAAAGTAAGTGAAATAAGTCAGCTGAAAGATGAATTGTTTATGAAGGAATGTGAGCTAATAAAAACAAGATCAGAACTTAATTATTGGATGTTGGAATCTCTAGAAAAAGAAGGACTTATCGCGGACGCAAACGCCAGAGAGAGCAAGCTCAGAGGAATGGTCGAAACAGTTCGAGGAAGCCATGAATGTCTGACAAATAAACTCGACAAGCAACATTCACTTGACGAgttagaaaataaaagtaatttcaatgATCTTAACACAAAGATAGAAAACACAGATTGAGACCTACTAAGTCAGAGAAGATCCAACCTGCAAAACTTCGAAAAAGAACCCCATTACCCTAAATTGGAGTCCATCCTATTAGGTGAAGCGGAGGACTATCGGAAATCAACTGACCAAAACTTGGAGGATACGTTTGAAGTGGAAAGTGTAGTGTATGTTCCCGAAGAGACGAAAGAAGAACACTACGACACAAACGCGTTTGAAACAGAAAGGTTGCAATTCTTTGGCACAGAGAAACTTAAGCATCTTGACTTTAGGAGTAACATAGTTCAGGACCTATTGAATGACatcaaaaataatttgaaaaaaatcccGATAGAGCAAAATAATATGGCACTGAGAGCCCATTTAGGAGGTCATCAGGACCGCCTTAAAAGGGCCAGGGGACCTGCCGTCCAGAAAACAGTACTCGAATTGCAGGAGTGCTGGTGTCAGAATGAACGGCCCAATGGTAATCAAGACCAGCCTATTGGGCTCAATGAACCAAAGGAAATAGGCGTTGTGATAGACGTAATCCAGAAAAGGTAGAATCAGAAAAAGATGAGGTGAGAAAAGATGACCAGCCTGAAGAAGAATGTCCCGAAGAAGTGTGTCCTGAAAAAGATTCCTGGAGCAAGGAGGTGGAAAAGTCGAAATTAGATATGACACTAGAAAagctttataataaaatatatattgaatttaaaaataagactaaaaagctagagaaaacgtttcgggatatgCTGGATGCCAGTTTTGATCCACGACACCTAACAAACTTCAACAAATGCAACGAAGTACCACCTGACACGCGAGGACATGAGAAAATCCTATCGGGACTTCAAAATCTTCAGAGGGACTTCACCCGACATCAGGAAGATGTTCAAAGATGGCGGATGCAGGAGGAATGCAATGGAGATCTTGCGTCTGAAGAAATAAATGAGATGTATCGTTTGGAGAAAGAATATGAGAAGATTCTTCGCgaactggaggaagaaagagagccCAGTAAAGAGCAAAAGGCTCTGAGGTCTGAAGAAAGAAAGGAGATCAATCGTTTGAAGGAACAAAATCGAATTCAGATGGAAGCAAATGGGAAGATTCTTCGTGAACTTGTGGAAGAAGGACAGCACAGTAATGAGAAAAAAGATCAgacaatagaagaaagaaagatgaatCGATTAAAGAGGGTAAATAAAATTCTTCTGGAAGAAAGACAGAATATTATTCATGAACTGGAGGTAGAAAGGGAGCTTAAGAGAGATAAAGTAAGTGAAATAAGTCAGCTGAAAGATGAATTGTTTATGAAGGAATGTGAGCTAATAAAAACAAGATCAGAACTTAATTATTGGATGTTGGAATCTCTAGAAAAAGAAGGACTTATCGCTGACGCAAACGCCAGAGAGAGCAAGCTCAGAGGAATGGTCGAAACAGTTCGAGGAAGCCATGAATGTCTGACAAATAAACTCGACAAGCAACATTCACTTGACGAgttagaaaataaaagtaatttcaatgACCTTAACACAAAGATAGAAAACACAGATTGGACCTACTAAGTCAGAGAAGATCCAACCTGCAAAACTTCGAAAAAGAACCCCATTACCCTAAATTGGAGTCCATCCTATTAGGTGAAGCGGAGGACTATCGGAAATCAACTGACCAAAACTTGGAGGATACGTTTGAAGTGGAAAGTGTAGTGTATGTTCCCGAAGAGACGAAAGAAAACACTACGACACAAACGCGTTTGAAACAGAAAGGTTGCAATTCTTTGGCACAGAGAAACTTAAGCATCTTGACTTTAGGAGTAACATAGTTCAGGACCTATTGAATGACATCaaaaatgatttgaaaaaaatCCCGATAGAGCAAAATAATATGGCACTGAGAGCCCATTTAGGAGGTCATCGGGACCGCCTTAAAAGGGCCAGGGGACCTGCCGTCCAGAGAACAGTACTCGAATTGCAGGAGTGCTGGTGTCAGAATGAACGGCCCAATGGTAAACAAGACCAGCCTACTGGGCCCAATGAGCCAAAGGAAATAGGTGTCTTGAAAGACGTAACCAAGGAAaaacaagaaacagaaaaagatGAGACAAGGAAAGACG
This DNA window, taken from Palaemon carinicauda isolate YSFRI2023 chromosome 10, ASM3689809v2, whole genome shotgun sequence, encodes the following:
- the LOC137648342 gene encoding trichohyalin-like, which codes for MLDASFDPRHLTNFNKCNEVPPDTRGHEKILSGLQNLQRDFTRYQEDVQRWRMQEECNGDLASEEINEMYRLEKEYEKILRELEEEREPSKEQKALRSEERKEINRLKEQNRIQMEANGKILRELVDEGQHSNEKKDQTIEERKMNRLKRVNKILLEERQNIIHELEVERELKRDKVSEISQLKDELFMKECELIKTRSELNYWMLESLEKEGLIADANARESKLRGMVETVRGSHECLTNKLDKQHSLDELENKSEAEDYRKSTDQNLEDTFEVESVVYVPEETKEEHYDTNAFETERLQFFGTEKLKHLDFRSNIVQDLLNDIKNNLKKIPIEQNNMALRAHLGGHQDRLKRARGPAVQRTVLELQECWCQNERLNGNQDQPIGLNEPKEIGVLIDVIPKKLESEKDEVRKDDQPEEECPEEVCPEKDSWSKEVEKSKLDMTLEKLHNKIYIEFKNKTKKLEKTFRDMLDASFDPRHLTNFNKGNEVPTDTRGHEKILLGLQNLQRDFTRHQEDVQRWRMQEECNGDLASEEINEMYRLEKEYEKILRELEE
- the LOC137648343 gene encoding uncharacterized protein F23F12.8-like produces the protein MLDASFDPRHLTNFNKCNEVPPDTRGHEKILSGLQNLQRDFTRHQEDVQRWRMQEECNGDLASEEINEMYRLEKEYEKILRELEEEREPSKEQKALRSEERKEINRLKEQNRIQMEANGKILRELVEEGQHSNEKKDQTIEERKMNRLKRVNKILLEERQNIIHELEVERELKRDKVSEISQLKDELFMKECELIKTRSELNYWMLESLEKEGLIADANARESKLRGMVETVRGSHECLTNKLDKQHSLDELENKSEAEDYRKSTDQNLEDTFEVESVVYVPEETKENTTTQTRLKQKGCNSLAQRNLSILTLGVT
- the LOC137648341 gene encoding trichohyalin-like, with protein sequence MVETVRGSHECLTNKLDKQHSLYELENKSNFNDLNSKIENTDWDLLSQRRSNLQNFEKEPHYPKLESILLGEVEDYRKSTDQNLEDTFEVESVVYVPEETKEEHYDTNAFETERLQFFGTEKLKHLDFRSNIVQDLLNDIKNNLKKIPIEQNNMALRAHLGGHQDRLKRARGPAVQKTVLELQECWCQNERPNGNQDQPIGLNEPKDIGVLIDVIPKKLESEKDEVRKDDQPEEECPEEVCPEKDSWSKEVEKSKLDMTLEKLYNKIYIEFKNKTKKLEKTFRDMLDASFDPRHLTNFNKCNEVPPDTRGHEKILSGLQNLQRDFTRHQEDVQRWQMQEECNGDLASEEINEMYRLEKEYEKILRELEEEREPSKEQKALRSEERKEINRLKEQNRIQMEANGKILRELVEEGQHSKEKKDQTIEERKMNRLKRKKEGLIADANARESKLRGMVETVRGSYECLTNKLDKQHSLDELENKNNFNDLNTKIENTDWDLLSQRRSNLQNFEKEPHYPKLESILLGEVEDYRKSTDQNLEDTFEVESVVYVPEETKEEHYDTNAFETERLQFFGTEKLKHLDFRSNIVQDLLNDIKNNLKKIPIEQNNMALRAHLGGHQDRFKRARGPAVQKTVLELQECWCQNERPNGNQDQPIGLNEPKEIGVLIEVIPKKLESEKDEVRKDDQPEEECPEEVCPEKDSWSKEVEKSKLDMTLEKLYNKIYIEFKNKTKKLEKTFRDMLDASFDPRHLTNFNKCNEVPPDTRGHEKILSGLQNLQRDFTRHQEDVQRWRMQEECNGDLASEEINEMYRLEKEYEKILRELEEEREPSKEQKALRSEERKEINRLKEQNRIQMEANGKILRELVEEGQHSKEKKDQTIEERKMNRLKRVNRILLEERQNIIHELEVERELKRDKVSEISQLKDELFMKECELIKTRSELNYWMLESLEKEGLIADANARESKLRGMVETVRGSHECLTNKLDKQHSLDELENKSEAEDYRKSTDQNLEDTFEVESVVYVPEETKEHYDTNAFETERLQFFGTEKLKHLDFRSNIVQDLLNDIKNNLKKILIEQNNMALRAHLGGHQDRLKRARGPAVQRTVLELQECWCQNERPNGNQDQPIGLNEPKEIGVLIDVIPKKLESEKDEVRKDDQPEEECPEEVCPEKDSWSKEVEKSKLDMTLEKLYNKIYIEFKNKTKKLEKTFRDMLDASFDPRHLTNFNKGNEVPTNTRGHEKILSGLQNLQRDFTRHQEDVQRWRMQEECNGDLASEEINEMYRLEKEYEKILRELEEEREPSKEQKALKSEERKEINRLKEQNRIQMEANGKILRELVEEGQHSKEKKDQTIEERKMNRLKRVNKILLEERQNIIHELEVERELKRDKVSEISQLKDELFMKECELIKTRSELNYWMLESLEKEGLIADANARESKLRGMVETVRGSHECLTNKLDKQHSLDELENKSEAEDYRKSTDQNLEDTFEVESVVYVPEETKEEHYDTNAFETERLQFFGTEKLKHLDFRSNIVQDLLNDIKNNLKKIPIEQNNMALRAHLGGHQDRLKRARGPAVQKTVLELQECWCQNERPNGNQDQPIGLNEPKEIGVVIDVIQKR